CGTATGGCAGGTGGAAGAGAATCTGCCGCTGTTCGAGTACATAGCGGAGCAGAGCCGTACGGATCATCCGCTGATGCTGACCGGGTTTGACTCCCAGGCCGCCACAGACTCTTTTATTACATTTGTTGAACAATGGTTTGCCGGGGTGGACTCTTCTAAAGCCAAAGCGTTTACCCGGACGGAAGAATGGTATTTGAAGCTTAATATGATTGATGATATCGGAGAGTTTACAGCCCAGAAGGATGCAATCAAGAACAAATATATGATTTTCCAGGCATTCGTGAAAGATCATAAAGCTTCATTAAGCAAAGTCTATCCCAAACAGCCTAAGCTGGTGCCGACTCTTGAGCGTGTGCTTCAGAACAGGATCGATATGCTGGATTATTACCATCCTCATATTGTACAGCTGCTGGCCGGGGCAGACCCGGAGAAGCACGTTAAGCAGGGGAGCTATGAGAGAGACCGCGTGATGGCAGGGAATGTGGCTTGGCTCGCAAACACAGCCTATCCGGGGGAAAAGATTATTCTGTGGGGACACAACTACCATATCCGCAAACACAATTCTACGATGATTACCGAGCATAATGGATTCGGTTATGATCAGACACCCTATCCTACGATGGGGGAGCTGCTGCCTTGGTCCCTGAAGCAAGATAACTATGTGATCGGATTATATGCTTATGAAGGAAGTGCGCACAAGAACAACGGTAAAGTGGAGCAGATTATGCCGCATGACAAAGGAAGTCTTGAAGAGATTATGGGTGCAGGTATGGGCGCTGCGCAGTTTATCAACTTAAGAGACACCACGTTAGGCGCATCCACAGAATGGATGTACACCCCGCGTACCGCCAAGGCATGGGGAGTCCTCGATGAGACAATGATTCCGCGCGATCAGTATGACGGAATATTGCTCATTCAGCAGCTTCATCCGTCCACCCCAATAAAAGATTAATTCTCGCAGCATGTAACGGCTTCTATATTAGCTGGAAATGGGCACTCTTTAAGTTAAGAGTGTCTTTTTCGAATGTTCATAGAAGAGAGGATATGATATAAATCACAGAATGGTCACAGACTCTAGCCGGTATAGCCAGTTCGGGCTATAGGCACTTCAATTCCTTTTATTTACACTTAATGCGGGTTTGCACAAGAAACCATCCTACAGTGGGGGTGAACAATGTTTGTACTGAAAAGGTATGAATGCTCCATCAGCATCAGGGTTCTCGTCTTCATGATTCTAGGCATGTTAATCTGCTCCTTCAATCATGACACCGTTGTAAGCGCAGACATGAGCGCCGGAGTCCTTCCGCTCCAGCCCATCATCGATTCAGCTAGTGACGGAGAGTTCATCACCCTGGCTCCGGGAACCTATTCGGGTCCGGTCCGGCTGGATAAGCGATTGACGATTAACGGCAACGGTAAAGCGATCCTGCTGCATACGGCTAAGGACGAACAGGCGGCGGTGCTGATCCTTGCAGACGGTGTAAAGCTTGAGAATCTGAAGATTCAGCAGAATAACGACGGGGAAGCGGCGGCTGTACGTGTTGAAGCGGACAGGGTCACCCTGAAGGGGCTAGTGATTCATTCGGCAGGGTACGGAATACTGCTGCGTGAAGCCGATGGCGGGGTGATCTCGGACAATAAGCTAAGCTGGTTCATCCCCAAAGGAGAAACACCGGGAACGAGAGGCAACGGGATCGATCTTTATAACTCTCACGGCGCTGTAATCCGGGGCAACGGCATCGCTTATCTGCGGGATGGCATCTATCTGGAGAACAGCCGCAATACGGTGGTGGATCAGAACAAGCTCTCTTATCTGCGGTACGGGGTCCATTGCATGTACATTAACGGCTCCAAGGTCACTAACAACACCGGGGAATACAACATTACCGGAGCAATGGTAATGGGCGTAACCGATGTGGTGGTGTCGGGGAACTCCTTCCGCAAGCAGAACCGGAATGTGCACTCACAGGGGATTCTGCTCTACGATGTACGAAATTCCGCGATTATGAACAACCGGGTGGAAGGCAACCGGGTGGGGATTTACATGCAGCAGTCCTCGGATAACAAGCTGCAGCAGAATCTGGTGCTCCGCAACTATATCGGCGTGCAGTTCGAGAATGCAGAAGGCAACCGCTTTGAGCGTAACGGGTTTGTTGCGAACGTCATTGAGGCCCAGGCCACAGCCAGCAGGGACAATGAGATGAACGGGAATTACTGGGACGCCTTTGGCGGACTGGATCTCACGGGGGATGGGGTCAGCGACCTGAAGTATGCGATCAACCCTTTCTATCAGCAATTGGTGGCGGGGAATGCAGCGTATCAGCTTTTTTTCCAGTCACCGGGGATGACGTTCCTGAGCGATATGTACACCGGCGGTTCGGCAGGGTGGTCCACCGATTCAGCGCCGCTCATGCAGCTTGAGGCAGGTACGGTTAGCCCGGATCAGGCGGCAGGGGGACAGGGCACGGTCATGGTAGCAGGCTGGCTGCTGCTGTTCCTATCCGTAATTACAATCATATACTTGGGGGTATTGCGATTATGAAACGATGGAGTCTGGTCTTGATGGTAGCAATGAGTCTGGTGATCCTCGCGGCCTGCGGGCAGAAGAAATACGAGCCGGTAGCGATTAATGAAGATGTCGATATCTGTGTGGTCTGCAATATGCAGGTGAAGGATGATGCTTTCGCCACTCAGCTAACGACCAAGGACGGCAAGAATTACAAGTTCGACGATATCGGCTGCATGAATGAGTGGAAGACCAGCAATGGCACGGAGCAGATCGGTATGGATTATGTCCGCGACTATAACGACAAGAGCTGGATTGAATTCAGCAAGGCGAGCTATGTGTATGACGCTTCTCTGCGTACACCGATGGCTTATGGAGTGATCAGCTTCAAGGACAAGGCGGCAGCAGAAGCATTCGTGAAGGAGCAGGCGCTAGGCACTGTGCTGACCGCCGGAGAGCTGGCCTCCCATGAATGGAAGCAGAACAAGGATATGATGAACATGGACATGCAGAGCGGGGAAGGTCATATGGAGGAGCATAGCTCAGAGGAAGGCAAGCATTCCGAAGAGACGAATATGTGAGTATGGCTGACATCCTGCATATCGCCCGCAGAGAGCTTAAGATGGGCTTCCGCAACCCGTGGGCCTATTCCTTCCTG
This genomic interval from Paenibacillus sp. FSL H8-0332 contains the following:
- a CDS encoding nitrous oxide reductase accessory protein NosL, which produces MKRWSLVLMVAMSLVILAACGQKKYEPVAINEDVDICVVCNMQVKDDAFATQLTTKDGKNYKFDDIGCMNEWKTSNGTEQIGMDYVRDYNDKSWIEFSKASYVYDASLRTPMAYGVISFKDKAAAEAFVKEQALGTVLTAGELASHEWKQNKDMMNMDMQSGEGHMEEHSSEEGKHSEETNM
- a CDS encoding NosD domain-containing protein, whose translation is MFVLKRYECSISIRVLVFMILGMLICSFNHDTVVSADMSAGVLPLQPIIDSASDGEFITLAPGTYSGPVRLDKRLTINGNGKAILLHTAKDEQAAVLILADGVKLENLKIQQNNDGEAAAVRVEADRVTLKGLVIHSAGYGILLREADGGVISDNKLSWFIPKGETPGTRGNGIDLYNSHGAVIRGNGIAYLRDGIYLENSRNTVVDQNKLSYLRYGVHCMYINGSKVTNNTGEYNITGAMVMGVTDVVVSGNSFRKQNRNVHSQGILLYDVRNSAIMNNRVEGNRVGIYMQQSSDNKLQQNLVLRNYIGVQFENAEGNRFERNGFVANVIEAQATASRDNEMNGNYWDAFGGLDLTGDGVSDLKYAINPFYQQLVAGNAAYQLFFQSPGMTFLSDMYTGGSAGWSTDSAPLMQLEAGTVSPDQAAGGQGTVMVAGWLLLFLSVITIIYLGVLRL
- a CDS encoding erythromycin esterase family protein gives rise to the protein MNPLLRKAVLSAVLCSFTLMTVRGAVYAEGAPAADVKSAMSAEAGWKENVRATANTITTIKPEKDDTYSDLAFLQPILADKRIVSLGEASHGAAEYNSVKVRLIKYLHEKLGYNVIAFESNLADAAAAYTQVQELKPQELMENSIYGVWQVEENLPLFEYIAEQSRTDHPLMLTGFDSQAATDSFITFVEQWFAGVDSSKAKAFTRTEEWYLKLNMIDDIGEFTAQKDAIKNKYMIFQAFVKDHKASLSKVYPKQPKLVPTLERVLQNRIDMLDYYHPHIVQLLAGADPEKHVKQGSYERDRVMAGNVAWLANTAYPGEKIILWGHNYHIRKHNSTMITEHNGFGYDQTPYPTMGELLPWSLKQDNYVIGLYAYEGSAHKNNGKVEQIMPHDKGSLEEIMGAGMGAAQFINLRDTTLGASTEWMYTPRTAKAWGVLDETMIPRDQYDGILLIQQLHPSTPIKD